One Chitinophaga sp. H8 DNA window includes the following coding sequences:
- a CDS encoding MauE/DoxX family redox-associated membrane protein has product MKTKAFITEVIAALLILLFVYTALSKLIDYEVFRMQLMQSPLLKAFAWLISWGLPLTEIVVVSLLLMKKTRLLGLFSALALMTMFTTYIIILLSYSRVIPCSCGGILAALSWSQHLFVNLFFVLISMVGILLCSLPVTEKSAV; this is encoded by the coding sequence ATGAAGACAAAAGCATTCATCACAGAAGTGATTGCAGCCTTGCTGATTTTACTGTTTGTATACACTGCGCTCTCTAAATTGATTGATTATGAGGTGTTTAGGATGCAGTTGATGCAATCTCCCCTATTAAAAGCCTTTGCCTGGCTGATTAGCTGGGGGTTGCCTTTGACAGAAATAGTGGTAGTGAGCCTTTTACTGATGAAGAAAACACGGCTGCTGGGGCTCTTTTCCGCCCTTGCGCTAATGACCATGTTTACTACTTATATAATAATACTGCTGAGCTATAGCCGGGTGATTCCCTGTAGCTGCGGAGGAATATTAGCCGCATTGAGCTGGTCACAGCACCTGTTTGTCAACCTTTTTTTTGTACTGATCAGTATGGTGGGTATTCTGCTTTGTTCCCTGCCAGTTACTGAGAAGTCAGCAGTTTAA
- a CDS encoding sigma-70 family RNA polymerase sigma factor: protein MIIYTALSDDELVGLMARDDNKAFEALYERHAQVLYLTAFKKLPVPHLLEDLLQEVFINLYKKRASMGEVGNLRAYLHSALRNRILNELRNSLLHEQHHQQMQLSQTTEAVNNYDLQLLEKRFGEALERLSTRSREIFLLSRREHLSYKEIAERLGISVKAVEKHMSRSLQVMRHEFRDYGLAGLLYFAIICHHF, encoded by the coding sequence ATGATTATTTATACTGCCTTATCTGATGATGAACTGGTAGGCCTGATGGCCAGAGATGATAACAAAGCGTTCGAAGCATTGTACGAACGTCATGCCCAGGTGCTTTATCTCACTGCTTTCAAAAAGCTGCCAGTGCCACATTTACTGGAAGATCTGCTCCAGGAGGTATTTATTAATCTATATAAAAAACGGGCTTCCATGGGAGAGGTGGGCAACCTGCGTGCTTACCTCCACAGTGCATTGCGCAACCGCATCCTCAACGAATTACGTAATTCCCTGCTGCATGAGCAGCACCACCAGCAAATGCAGCTCTCCCAAACAACGGAAGCTGTTAATAATTATGACCTGCAATTACTGGAGAAACGCTTTGGTGAGGCCCTGGAAAGACTGAGCACCCGAAGCAGGGAAATATTCCTGCTTAGCAGGAGGGAACACCTTTCTTACAAAGAGATTGCCGAACGCCTCGGTATTTCTGTAAAGGCTGTGGAAAAACACATGAGCCGGTCTTTACAGGTAATGCGGCATGAATTCAGGGATTACGGGCTGGCTGGCTTACTTTATTTTGCCATCATCTGTCATCATTTCTGA
- a CDS encoding FecR family protein has translation MEPELSDQQLQILLEKYLQGACTEAEQHALEQWYNSFESCLPGAEQPVLPEMARLYGGIVQQLKEEQVWQEAPVVQQRGVRRIWWRAAAAVLVLAVAGTLGFLLQRPAKLLEVRTPVAAHTKVTLPDGTQVWLNVSSRLQYPADMKTGHREVYLQGEGYFDVVKNEQHPFIIHTSDISVEVLGTSFNLKAYADDQTLETTLLKGKVAVSLNSSPAKRVLLAPEEKLTLTRKTTEAGVAAGQQDWGAFVAEVASMQQQAVEETTWRQNRLEFRDKPFNELARIMERWFGKTIIVQDTSLNNNRFKGTFRREDITQALKALQITADFKYEIKRDTVFIHN, from the coding sequence ATGGAACCTGAATTAAGCGATCAACAACTGCAAATACTGCTGGAAAAATACCTGCAGGGAGCATGTACGGAAGCGGAGCAGCATGCACTGGAGCAATGGTATAATTCCTTTGAATCGTGCCTGCCGGGCGCGGAGCAGCCAGTATTGCCGGAAATGGCAAGGCTTTATGGCGGTATTGTACAACAGCTAAAAGAAGAACAGGTATGGCAGGAAGCGCCGGTTGTACAGCAGCGGGGAGTACGCCGTATATGGTGGCGTGCCGCGGCAGCGGTGCTGGTACTGGCAGTAGCCGGTACGCTGGGGTTTCTGTTGCAGCGCCCGGCAAAGCTGCTGGAAGTACGTACGCCGGTGGCAGCACATACTAAAGTAACGCTACCGGATGGCACACAGGTATGGCTGAATGTAAGCAGCCGGCTGCAATACCCTGCGGATATGAAAACCGGTCATCGTGAGGTGTACCTGCAGGGGGAAGGCTACTTTGATGTGGTAAAGAATGAACAGCATCCGTTTATTATACATACTTCAGATATAAGTGTGGAGGTATTGGGTACCAGTTTTAATCTGAAAGCTTATGCTGATGATCAAACACTGGAAACTACCTTGCTGAAAGGGAAAGTGGCAGTAAGCCTTAACAGCAGTCCCGCAAAACGTGTACTCCTGGCACCGGAAGAAAAACTGACGCTTACCCGTAAAACCACTGAAGCAGGAGTTGCTGCCGGACAGCAGGACTGGGGCGCTTTTGTAGCAGAGGTGGCATCTATGCAGCAGCAGGCAGTAGAGGAAACAACATGGCGGCAAAACCGCCTGGAATTCAGGGACAAGCCATTTAATGAACTGGCCAGGATCATGGAGCGTTGGTTTGGCAAAACTATTATAGTGCAGGATACCTCACTGAACAATAATCGTTTTAAAGGTACCTTCCGCAGAGAAGATATTACACAGGCACTGAAAGCCTTGCAGATAACAGCAGATTTTAAATACGAGATAAAGAGAGATACTGTTTTTATTCATAACTGA
- a CDS encoding SusC/RagA family TonB-linked outer membrane protein, which yields MKLCLILMTASILQLRAAGYSQNRFTISGKQMEMHRLLELIEAKSNYRFLYNYKTFPANEKVDANFNNATLQVILNGVLNPAFTYQIMEDNLVVISPSEKRQDITVKGKILGDNGNELIGVSIQLKGTSRGTATDEHGNFSIAAPENGVLIISYIGYTSQEVPVNGRTQLPAITLKTSDAGLDEVVVLGYGQKQVKQSITGAVSSIQTKELKQSPVANLTNALAGRLPGLITAQRSGRPGSDYSQLYIRGINTTGASSPLIVIDGLPRGNADLGQLDANEIESVSILKDASSTALYGIQGANGIVLITTKRGKDGPPNIQLNTQFAMQTPTAFPRFLDSYRAGLLQNEAAKNDGMQPIWSDQELEYYRTGLKPYDYPNTDWYQQMVRELSPQKTVNVNISGGSKYVRYFVSGSYLRQEPLYKNGDQNIYDIKYKYDRFNFRSNVDITLDKNTELQVDLASRLENRTGPSSDRADNEFLWVVLSQMTNNLTPVKNPDGSIASGNMREDFHNPYALLTRNGYLDAYWHSTNGSVALTRKLDFITPGLKVKGLFTFENYGSINVAFDQEYDSYRYKSIPGTNDGTYTQHRAATSLQRSGYNSGERYLYYDLKLMYDRDFGKHTLGGMLLFNRNYRSQSGDLPRVYEGYVGRAMYNYDKKYYLEFNAGYNGSENFPVGKRYGFFPAISAAWMISNENFMPTQTALSFLKLRFSHGYVGNDQVSNGRWLYISDFARTDGFTFGSVASGVGGYRENRIGNTAITWEKAAKTNLGMETGFFKDKVKFNVDVFRELRTNILTPAGTIPGYLGITAAINRNKGRILNKGIEAELNINTAINQVGLFAKVNYQYVKNRILDMDEPKLAYPYQSQAGNPIGYELGYIAEGLFQSQDEINKSPKQTFAPLIPGDIKYKDIDGNGVIDEADRTMVPMLNVPTGYFGATFGLDYKGLDVSVLFQGATGGRQMYSAQLMFNYRESYRPFHEGRWTPETAATATFPALHLSESNMANNFVNSTYWIRKTDYLKLKNVEIGYRLPREWVSRIKIKSARIYVNGMNLISWDNVKDLGVDPEANTRDRWGWQPYPIMRVYNAGITINL from the coding sequence ATGAAGCTTTGCCTGATATTGATGACTGCTTCTATTTTGCAGTTGAGAGCAGCAGGATATTCGCAAAACCGGTTTACCATCAGTGGCAAACAGATGGAAATGCACCGGTTACTGGAATTGATAGAAGCTAAAAGTAACTACCGTTTTCTGTACAACTATAAAACCTTTCCGGCCAACGAAAAGGTGGATGCCAATTTTAACAATGCCACCCTGCAGGTAATACTGAATGGCGTGCTGAATCCCGCATTCACCTACCAGATCATGGAAGATAACCTGGTGGTAATATCTCCTTCTGAGAAAAGACAGGATATTACCGTAAAGGGGAAGATCCTGGGAGATAATGGTAATGAGCTGATAGGTGTGAGTATTCAACTGAAAGGTACCAGTCGTGGTACAGCCACTGATGAGCATGGTAATTTCTCTATCGCTGCTCCGGAAAATGGCGTATTGATTATTTCTTACATTGGCTATACTTCGCAGGAAGTACCTGTAAATGGCAGAACACAGCTGCCGGCCATTACGCTGAAAACGTCTGATGCCGGATTGGACGAAGTAGTGGTACTGGGTTATGGACAAAAGCAGGTAAAGCAGAGTATTACCGGTGCAGTCAGCAGCATACAGACCAAAGAACTGAAACAAAGCCCGGTGGCCAATCTGACCAATGCGCTGGCGGGAAGATTGCCAGGTCTTATTACTGCCCAGCGCTCCGGCCGGCCCGGCTCTGATTATTCCCAGTTGTATATCCGTGGTATTAATACTACCGGTGCCAGCAGCCCGTTGATTGTAATAGATGGTTTGCCCCGTGGTAATGCAGATCTGGGACAACTGGACGCCAATGAAATCGAATCCGTTTCTATTCTGAAAGACGCCTCCTCTACTGCCCTTTACGGTATACAAGGTGCTAACGGTATTGTACTCATTACTACCAAACGTGGAAAAGATGGCCCCCCTAATATACAGCTGAACACACAGTTTGCGATGCAGACCCCAACGGCATTTCCCCGTTTTCTGGATTCTTATCGCGCCGGCCTGTTGCAGAATGAAGCTGCAAAGAATGATGGCATGCAGCCTATCTGGTCGGATCAGGAGTTGGAATACTATCGCACCGGATTAAAGCCGTATGATTATCCTAATACTGACTGGTATCAGCAAATGGTGCGCGAACTTTCTCCGCAAAAAACAGTAAACGTAAATATCAGCGGAGGATCCAAGTATGTGCGTTACTTCGTTTCAGGGTCTTATCTGAGGCAGGAGCCATTGTACAAAAACGGAGATCAGAATATCTATGACATCAAGTATAAATATGACCGTTTTAACTTCCGCTCCAATGTAGACATCACATTAGATAAAAACACCGAGTTGCAAGTAGACCTGGCTTCCAGGCTGGAGAACCGTACAGGCCCATCTTCCGACAGGGCCGACAATGAATTCCTGTGGGTGGTGCTTTCGCAGATGACAAATAACCTGACACCGGTAAAGAATCCTGATGGCAGTATTGCTTCCGGTAATATGCGCGAAGACTTTCATAATCCTTATGCCCTGCTTACCCGCAACGGCTACCTGGACGCTTATTGGCACAGTACCAATGGTAGTGTGGCACTTACCCGTAAACTGGACTTTATTACTCCCGGGCTGAAAGTAAAAGGGCTTTTCACCTTTGAAAACTACGGATCTATCAATGTGGCATTTGACCAGGAATATGATTCCTACCGGTATAAATCCATTCCAGGTACTAACGATGGAACATATACGCAACATAGAGCTGCTACCAGCTTACAGCGTTCTGGCTATAATAGCGGAGAACGGTACCTCTACTATGATCTGAAACTGATGTACGACCGTGATTTCGGAAAACATACACTGGGAGGTATGCTGCTGTTTAACCGTAACTACCGCTCCCAGTCGGGCGATCTTCCCCGTGTATATGAAGGCTATGTGGGCCGGGCCATGTATAACTATGATAAAAAATACTACCTGGAATTTAACGCCGGGTATAACGGCTCTGAAAACTTTCCGGTTGGCAAGCGCTATGGCTTTTTTCCTGCCATCTCTGCTGCCTGGATGATCAGCAATGAAAACTTTATGCCCACACAAACTGCGCTCAGCTTCCTGAAGCTGCGGTTCTCGCATGGTTATGTAGGTAATGACCAGGTAAGCAACGGGCGCTGGTTGTATATCTCGGATTTTGCCAGAACAGATGGATTTACTTTTGGTAGTGTAGCCTCCGGCGTAGGCGGTTATAGGGAAAACAGGATCGGGAATACAGCCATTACCTGGGAAAAGGCCGCCAAAACAAACCTGGGCATGGAAACAGGATTTTTTAAAGATAAGGTGAAGTTCAATGTAGATGTTTTCAGAGAGCTGAGAACCAATATCCTTACACCAGCAGGCACTATCCCTGGTTATCTGGGGATTACAGCTGCCATAAACAGGAACAAGGGCCGGATCCTCAACAAGGGTATTGAAGCAGAACTGAATATAAATACTGCCATCAACCAGGTAGGGTTATTTGCCAAAGTAAACTATCAGTATGTAAAAAACAGGATACTGGACATGGATGAGCCCAAGCTGGCCTATCCATACCAAAGCCAGGCGGGCAATCCCATAGGCTATGAACTGGGATATATTGCAGAAGGCCTCTTCCAAAGCCAGGATGAAATCAATAAAAGCCCTAAACAAACTTTTGCACCCCTGATACCTGGTGATATCAAGTATAAAGATATTGATGGTAATGGTGTGATAGATGAAGCAGACCGTACAATGGTACCGATGCTGAATGTACCCACCGGCTACTTTGGCGCCACTTTCGGTTTGGACTATAAAGGGCTTGATGTAAGTGTATTGTTCCAGGGAGCTACCGGCGGACGGCAGATGTATTCTGCCCAGCTGATGTTTAACTACCGCGAAAGCTACCGCCCTTTCCATGAAGGACGCTGGACTCCGGAAACAGCTGCTACCGCAACTTTCCCCGCATTGCACCTCTCTGAAAGTAATATGGCCAACAACTTTGTGAATTCTACCTACTGGATCAGAAAAACAGATTATCTGAAACTGAAGAATGTGGAAATAGGTTACCGCCTGCCGAGAGAATGGGTGAGCAGGATAAAGATCAAGAGTGCCCGTATTTATGTGAATGGTATGAACCTGATCAGCTGGGATAATGTGAAGGACCTGGGGGTAGATCCAGAAGCCAATACAAGAGACCGTTGGGGATGGCAACCTTATCCTATCATGCGTGTGTATAACGCCGGTATTACCATCAACCTTTAA
- a CDS encoding RagB/SusD family nutrient uptake outer membrane protein has product MKLVLNIKTGMLAVLILGTYACKKNYLDRKPSDLITEGEVFRNIENAEKFVNTIYQSLPNLFKPGSAWPLSSATDETNQAIDNSASAADAGNFNTGSMSPSNFPMQWQWDEFYGKIRSCNMFLNNFDKVPNDPTYPDRRNRLKGEALVLRAYYNFQLISRWGEIPIISQVENPFDNPDGIYYKRNTISEGIESILKDLEEAKNLLPATYAERPNNWGRASRMIALALRGRVLLYYASPLYNKDNDPGRWARAAEACKAALDTALTNGYGLNGNYGEIFTQYFNKEVIWSRPAPGAFGDGGIDREMNPRGANGYGNVNPIQELVNDYEMQATGLPITDPNSGFDPQRPYEGRDPRFYATILYPGCMWKGRPLNPNGEDAPRSGQVVTNYWPRKYLLEGVNLFSGTGASDRKWVLFRTAELYLNYAEAQNEATGPSGEIYNALNAVRGRVSMPAYSGGTKETLREKIRHERRIELALEDHRFWDVRRWKIAETVDNREIHGVTVTGNGNVTYTYPVIEKRVFDAKRNYWLPVPQAEIDKVSGRNPDFKQNPGW; this is encoded by the coding sequence ATGAAACTAGTATTGAATATAAAAACGGGCATGCTTGCAGTGCTGATACTGGGGACTTACGCCTGCAAAAAGAATTACCTGGACAGAAAGCCGAGCGACCTTATTACAGAAGGAGAAGTGTTCAGGAATATTGAGAATGCAGAAAAGTTTGTAAATACAATTTACCAGAGCTTACCTAATTTGTTTAAACCCGGTTCGGCATGGCCATTGAGCAGTGCTACCGATGAAACCAATCAGGCGATTGACAACTCGGCTTCTGCGGCAGATGCAGGGAACTTTAACACCGGTTCCATGAGCCCTTCAAATTTTCCCATGCAGTGGCAGTGGGATGAATTTTATGGGAAAATCCGCTCCTGCAATATGTTCCTCAACAATTTTGATAAAGTACCCAATGATCCTACTTATCCGGATCGTCGTAACAGACTGAAAGGAGAAGCGCTGGTATTGCGTGCCTACTACAATTTTCAGCTGATAAGCCGTTGGGGAGAAATTCCTATTATATCGCAGGTAGAGAATCCGTTTGATAATCCGGACGGTATTTATTACAAGCGTAATACAATTAGCGAAGGAATAGAAAGCATATTAAAAGATCTGGAAGAAGCAAAGAATCTGCTTCCTGCAACCTATGCAGAACGGCCTAATAACTGGGGGCGTGCTTCCAGGATGATTGCGCTGGCATTGCGCGGGCGGGTATTATTATATTATGCCAGCCCCTTATACAATAAAGATAATGACCCAGGCAGGTGGGCGCGGGCTGCTGAGGCTTGCAAAGCGGCCCTGGATACCGCACTGACAAATGGTTATGGGCTGAATGGCAATTACGGAGAAATTTTTACCCAGTATTTTAATAAAGAAGTGATCTGGAGCCGTCCGGCACCTGGTGCCTTTGGAGATGGCGGGATAGACCGTGAGATGAATCCCCGTGGCGCAAATGGCTATGGCAATGTGAACCCGATACAGGAGCTGGTAAATGATTATGAGATGCAAGCCACCGGCCTGCCTATTACAGATCCCAACTCAGGCTTTGACCCGCAACGTCCGTATGAAGGCCGGGATCCGCGCTTTTATGCTACCATTCTGTATCCTGGCTGTATGTGGAAAGGACGTCCGCTGAACCCTAATGGAGAAGATGCCCCCCGCTCCGGCCAGGTAGTTACCAATTACTGGCCACGGAAATACCTGCTGGAAGGCGTGAACCTGTTTTCCGGCACCGGCGCCAGCGACCGTAAGTGGGTACTGTTCAGAACAGCGGAGCTATACCTGAACTATGCAGAAGCGCAAAATGAAGCCACCGGCCCTTCGGGTGAAATATATAATGCACTCAATGCCGTGCGCGGACGAGTAAGTATGCCGGCCTATAGTGGAGGTACCAAAGAAACCCTGCGGGAAAAGATACGGCATGAAAGGAGGATTGAGCTGGCCCTGGAAGATCACCGCTTCTGGGATGTGCGCCGCTGGAAGATAGCAGAGACCGTAGACAACCGGGAGATACATGGTGTAACCGTTACAGGTAATGGTAACGTTACTTATACCTACCCGGTAATAGAGAAACGTGTTTTCGATGCGAAACGCAACTACTGGCTGCCCGTACCACAGGCAGAAATAGACAAGGTGAGTGGCAGGAATCCGGATTTTAAACAAAACCCCGGTTGGTAA
- a CDS encoding IPT/TIG domain-containing protein: MKNILYYVLALLTITAASSCKKDKAFEHDASAPIIIEKFTPATGGAGTEVLIYGSNFVTDTSRVSVTVNGVKAFVEGVVQDRLLIAIPRKAGVGKITVTIDGQSTSSKDDFQYTPSYVVTTLAGNGTPGYADGKGSAAAFNFGNRCGLDIDEEGNLYVAEAENRRIRKIAPDGTVTTLAGSGRNEYAEGKGTAASFFLPMDVVVDKDGNVFTSDPSAWTIRKITPDGTTSLIGWMEAWGLGIDKRDGTLYYTDAKSSGSVFKVKPDGSTEQIITGLSYPSDVTVDSKGNLFVVLNGSSVIQEFKYNTWAPGIIIGQPGIAGLVNGEAAAAKFDTPWGIAADSKDNLYVAGNGTWDGASTNSNQCIRFITAGTWQVSTYTGGSTAGFADGTGSAALFNAPTGVTVSKDGIVYVVDRKNNRVRMVTAE; this comes from the coding sequence ATGAAAAACATACTATACTACGTGCTGGCGTTGCTGACTATTACTGCAGCCTCCAGCTGTAAAAAGGACAAAGCATTTGAACATGATGCCTCCGCTCCTATCATCATTGAAAAATTTACGCCTGCTACGGGTGGTGCGGGAACGGAAGTACTGATCTATGGCAGCAACTTTGTGACTGACACCAGTCGTGTATCTGTCACCGTTAATGGTGTAAAAGCATTTGTTGAAGGCGTGGTACAGGACCGTTTGCTGATTGCTATTCCACGGAAAGCCGGTGTTGGTAAAATAACGGTGACTATCGATGGGCAAAGTACCAGCAGTAAAGATGACTTTCAGTACACCCCCTCCTATGTGGTTACCACGCTGGCAGGGAATGGTACGCCGGGATATGCAGATGGTAAAGGCTCCGCTGCAGCATTTAATTTTGGTAACCGCTGTGGGCTGGATATAGATGAAGAAGGCAATCTGTATGTAGCAGAAGCTGAAAACCGCCGCATCCGTAAAATAGCGCCTGATGGTACTGTTACTACACTGGCTGGCAGCGGAAGAAATGAATATGCAGAAGGAAAAGGTACAGCCGCGTCATTCTTTTTGCCCATGGATGTGGTAGTAGATAAGGATGGTAATGTTTTTACCTCCGACCCTTCTGCCTGGACTATCCGGAAGATCACACCTGATGGCACTACTTCCCTGATTGGCTGGATGGAAGCCTGGGGCCTGGGTATAGACAAGCGCGATGGCACATTGTATTACACAGATGCCAAAAGCAGTGGCAGTGTTTTCAAGGTAAAACCAGATGGCAGCACGGAACAGATCATTACCGGACTCAGCTATCCTTCAGATGTGACAGTAGACAGTAAAGGCAACCTGTTTGTGGTACTGAACGGCAGCTCTGTGATACAGGAATTCAAATACAATACCTGGGCACCAGGCATTATTATCGGGCAGCCAGGTATTGCCGGACTTGTGAATGGGGAAGCTGCAGCTGCAAAATTCGATACTCCCTGGGGAATAGCAGCAGACAGCAAGGATAACCTGTATGTGGCTGGTAATGGTACCTGGGATGGCGCTTCTACCAATAGCAATCAATGTATACGCTTCATTACAGCAGGTACCTGGCAGGTAAGCACCTATACCGGTGGCAGTACTGCCGGTTTTGCAGATGGTACCGGTTCTGCCGCACTGTTTAACGCCCCTACCGGCGTAACCGTAAGTAAAGACGGTATCGTGTATGTAGTAGACAGAAAAAATAACCGCGTAAGAATGGTAACTGCTGAATAG
- a CDS encoding family 20 glycosylhydrolase gives MIKKSQKILWCGLILLSFCIRSVAQENWNKLPVKGLLLSAPRSNDVPLLCRFIREALPKEGVNTLAIRFEYEYQYKSHPELAGEHALSKEEVKQIVAACKAANIRLIPTLNLLAHQSEQTEMLPLLKHYPELDESPDYNPPKPWKDGGMFDFYNKSVCTQHPDLLKILFPIMDELVEVCEADALHVGLDEVWIIGYEKCPRCGGRDKAELFAAYVTKLYDHLKAKNCQMWMWSDRLIDGKTTGLLAWQASMNNTHRAIDLIPKDIMICDWKYEDAAPTAAYFAIKGFDVLASPCYNADAALAQLKQVYMVRNNGARTDFSGTISGRMKGVFETSWMAPKEFIEVYYGKAGSKLTINTVNTFKKLFAEIRKTER, from the coding sequence ATGATAAAAAAGAGCCAGAAAATTTTATGGTGCGGCCTAATTTTGCTTAGCTTTTGTATACGTAGTGTAGCCCAGGAGAACTGGAATAAGCTGCCGGTAAAAGGATTATTGCTGAGTGCACCACGCAGCAATGATGTGCCTTTGCTTTGCCGCTTTATCCGGGAAGCTCTGCCTAAGGAAGGTGTAAATACATTGGCTATACGTTTTGAATACGAATATCAATATAAATCACATCCGGAACTGGCAGGTGAACATGCGTTGTCAAAAGAAGAGGTGAAGCAGATTGTAGCCGCCTGTAAGGCCGCCAATATCAGACTGATCCCTACGCTTAATCTGCTGGCACATCAATCAGAACAAACGGAAATGCTGCCGTTGTTAAAACATTATCCTGAGCTGGATGAATCACCGGATTATAATCCGCCTAAGCCGTGGAAAGACGGCGGAATGTTTGATTTTTACAACAAGAGTGTTTGTACACAGCATCCTGATTTGTTGAAAATCCTGTTCCCTATTATGGATGAGCTGGTAGAAGTGTGTGAAGCAGATGCATTGCATGTGGGCCTGGATGAGGTGTGGATCATCGGATATGAAAAATGTCCCCGCTGCGGAGGCCGTGATAAGGCAGAATTATTCGCAGCATATGTTACCAAGTTATATGATCACCTGAAGGCAAAGAATTGCCAGATGTGGATGTGGAGCGACCGGCTCATTGATGGAAAAACAACCGGGTTGCTGGCCTGGCAGGCCAGTATGAATAATACACACCGGGCAATAGATCTGATACCGAAAGATATCATGATCTGTGACTGGAAATACGAAGATGCAGCACCTACTGCGGCTTATTTTGCGATAAAAGGATTTGATGTGCTTGCATCTCCCTGTTATAACGCAGATGCTGCACTGGCACAGTTGAAACAGGTATATATGGTGCGTAATAATGGTGCCAGAACGGATTTTTCCGGCACTATTTCCGGAAGAATGAAAGGGGTGTTTGAAACCAGCTGGATGGCGCCTAAAGAGTTTATCGAAGTGTATTATGGCAAGGCGGGATCAAAACTGACGATAAACACGGTGAATACCTTTAAGAAACTGTTTGCAGAGATCAGAAAAACGGAACGGTAG